The DNA sequence CTTCCGCCTACGGGCCCACGGCACGTGAGCTTGTTGCAGAAGGTTTTGGCAATGAAGTGTCTTTGGTTATAGAAAAACCGTTTGGTTATGACTACAGATCTGCCCGTGAGCTCAATCGGGAACTAAATGCATGTTTCAGTGAAAATCAGATCTTTAGAATAGATCATTACCTCGCCAAAGAAGCGGTTCAGAATATACTGGTTTTCAGGTTTGCCAACTCTATTTTTTTTCCTGTATGGAACAGTCATTATATTGAATTCATTCAAATAAACGCACTCGAGAATCAGGGAATTGTAGAGCGGGGCGGATATTTTGATAAGTCTGGAATAATCCGGGATATGGTACAGAACCATCTGCTTCAACTCTTATGCCTTCTGACCATGGAGGCCCCCGTATCCCTTGATGCTGAAGATATACGGAATCAGAAAAAAAACATACTGCGCTCCATAACGATTACCGGTTGCAACAGGTTCCAGTATGAGGGATACCGCCAGGAAAAAGCGGTGGCCAGAGATTCCCAAACAGAGACATTTGCAGAACTGTCTTTAAAAATAAATAATTTCAGGTGGAAAAACACGCCAATCTATATCCGCACTGGCAAAGCTCTGCACAGACAGGGAACTGAGATCGGAATCCGGTTCAGACCTATACCGAATCTGTTATACAATACTTCCGGAGATCTTAAGCAGAATCAGATTGTATTCAAGATTCAACCCTCAGAAGGTATAATAATCGATTTGTCCGCGAAAACCCCTGGTGCTGAAGGTTCGATCTCCGGAACTCACATGAATTTCTGTTACAGGGACTCCTTTCCAAGTAAGATACCGGAAGCCTACCAGCGTCTTCTTTACGATGTTCTCAAAGAGGATCATACACTGTTTGTGAGCGCCTCGGAAACAGAAATTGCCTGGTCACTTATTGATGGCTATCTTAACAACGGAGAATTGAGGTATTATAAGCCCGGCTCAACTCCGCCAGGCTTATTCAATGTGGATTGGATCGACTTTGACTCCTACACCAGACTCTGCAGCTAAGCAGTTTCTTACATCTCTTCTATTTTCTCGATCCCCAACATATCAAGGGATTTGCTCAGGGTCGATCTGAAAAGTGAAACCAGATTGAGCCTGAATGCTTCAGATTCACTGTTTATAACCTGGCAGTTGTGATAAAACTCATTAAAACTCTGGGCCAGTTCAAAAGCGAAACCGGCGATAACCGTGGGTGACATTTTCTGGGCGGCATACGCAACTGCTGTGGGGAAGAGAGAGATTTTCTTGGCAAGTTTAATTTCTGATGGCTCGGGCTGGCCGATTTCGAAACCTTGTGGTGCACTTTTTTTACGAAGAATGCTGGAGGATCTTGCATAGCTGTATAGAAGATAGGGGCCGGTATCACCTTCAAAGCTGATCGCCTTTTTTGGATCAAAGACCATATTTTTGGTTATGTCAACTTTTAGAAGTTGGTATTTGATCGCTGCGAGCGCAATTTTAAGACTTCTGTCTGAAAGTTCAGATTCGCTTAGTTCATACCGTTTCACCAGTTCATTTCTGGCTAATTCCTGGGTTTCTGTAATAAGGTCATCTGCATCAACCACAGTGCCTTCTCTGGATTTCATTTTACCTTCAGGCAACTCTACCATACCATAAGAGAGGTGGATGATTTTTTCTGCTATACTGAATCCAAGTTTTTTGAAGATAGCCTTAAGGACAGAAAAATGGTGGTCCTGTTCATTTCCTACCACGTAAATTGACTTGTCGTAATTAAACTGTTCATCTTTGAGAAGAGCGAGGTAGAGATCCTGAACTATATAGACCGATGTCCCGTCAGGGCGAAGCAGCACCTTTTCTCCAAGATTATACTCACTAAGGTCTGCATATATTGCATTGTCATCCCTTCTGCTGAACAAGCCCTTATTAAGCCCCTCCATGACAATTTCTTTACCGTTTTTGTAAATGTCACTTTCGTAGTATTCGGTATCGAACTCGATCCCAAACCGCTGATATGTCTCCTTGAAACCATCAAAGGCCCAGGTGTTCATTTTTTTCCACAAATCAACAATTTCAGGATCCCCATTTTCCCAATTTCTGAGCATTTCCTGAGCATCTTCACTCCAGGAGGGTTCTTTAGAAGATTCCTTGTTGAATGCCACATAGTAATCACCTACGAAATGATCCGGCTTTTTCCCGATTTTCTGGGGCGTTTCACCCTTTCCAAGTCTTTGATATGCAAGCATCGATTTGCAGATATGCACGCCCCGGTCGTTATTTATGCTTGTTCGGACAATATCATTACCACAGAAGTCAAGAATCCTGGAAACACTGTTTCCAATGGACATATTACGGAGATGCCCAAGGTGAAGGGGTTTATTGGTGTTGGGGGATGAGAATTCTATGACGATTTTTTCCTTTGTGCCGGGCTTACCGAAATCATCTTTTCTGGCAGAATCCATAACACTTGAAACGAGTTTCTTTTTGTCTATAAAGAAATTGAGATACCCCGATACAGATTTCACTTCCACACCATCAAGTGTTTTGGCCACTTTCTCTCCAAGCTCAGTTGAAATCATGGCTGGATTTTTTTTCATCACTCGCGCAAGGCTGAAGCAGGGGAATGCGTAATCGCCCATTTCTTCTGAGGGGGGTATTTCAATGAGACGCTCTATATCGGTTTCTGGAATTGCTTCTTCAAGGGATTTTGCCAGGGCGCGGATAATTTCTGTTTTCATCTAAAGTCCTTCCGGAAAATTGTTGCACACAGATTAATATCCGAACAACTCTTAATCTGCAGAAAAAAACGAAACGGTTTACTGCTCTTTCCATTAGATGTGAGCATAAAACAGTAATAAAGTAATATATGAAAAGCATATCATGTAACAAAATATAAACAAGAACCGCCCGGGTCGTGAAAACCGGGCGGCAATTATCAGTAATGTAAAACTATAGAGCTGCTAAGAATACGATTTAAAGATATGAGCGCCTCTTTATTGACGGGCAGCTTTGTACCACACATTCATATCTTCCAGTGTATCACCTATTTGGGTATTTTTCCTTAGCGTTCCTGCAAAGGTGTATCCATTGCGTGCAAAAACTGAATTCATGGGATAGGAAACAGCTCTTGCAATGGTGTAGGGAGTTGTTGTAGATGGGATTTTTTCTTCCATAAGTCTGAGCAGATGAGCAGCACAGTTTTTCCCTCTTGCCTCGGGCAGAGTTGCAAAGTCAGTCATTTCTGCAGAGTTGCTAAGAGGGTCTATCTCAACAGAAGAGAGAGCGATAATTTTGTTATCAGAGTTTTTGATGCAAAAGTATCTTATACCCTCATCTATTGTTTTTCTAATATATTCAGGATTATCTATCGGAAAAGGATATGATTCAAACACGATACTATACACCTGTGCCATCTCCTCAGCATAGTCAACACTGCACTCTTCGATGTTGAGGTCTTCCGGTAGCTTGTCCAGTGCTTTTATCTGACAGTTTTCAAGTGCACTGAGATTAGAGCTGCAGATATTATAGTCATTATACTCTTTTCTCCAGTCCTTGCAATAAACTGACATGAAAAACATATCCCCTCCGGCATTCTGAGGACGCTTTATACAGGCTTCTGAAATGAAGCCATGCTTTTTAAAAGTTTCACAGAACTGAGCGGGAACTTTTGCAAAAACCTTGCTGTACTGGTTCTTTTCTGCCAGTGTCAGAGCTTCACTTATAACAGGCGTGCTGTCTGAAGAGTCAATCTTCATGATGTACACCCTGTCATTGAGAATCCCATGCTGAATGACAGACTTTCCGATTTGTTTAATTGTATCTGGTTTGGTTAATTTTTTTTCCATATTAAAGTTTACTGTTTTTTAGGTGTAGAAGGTTTGATTTTTTTTCTTCTGGCATGTCTTTCATTGTTTTCCGGTGTGAGTGCTATGGTATCATCAAAGTCACTGAGCAGTTTGAAAATTCCTTCGCTGTTGTATTCTGACCCCTCATCGAGTTTAAGGTGAAGATTACAGGTGCCACACTCTCTGTTGCAAAAATAGCGCTGGTAGCTGTCGGGTTCCTGATAGGTAGTTATGACCCCTTCATAATTTCTCAGGACCACCTTGTTTGTAGACAGAGAAATAAGATAATATGGCATTACAGGGATTTTTCCTCCTCCTCCGGGAGCATCAATCACATAGGTCGGCACTGCAAAACCACTGGTGTGACCAATAAGACTTTCAATAATCTCTATTCCCTTTCCTACAGGGGTTCTGAAATGTGAAAGACCTTCGGAAAGATCGCACTGGTATAGGTAGTAGGGACGGACCCTGTTGTGAACAAGAAGGTGTACCAGTCTTTTCATGATACGGGGACAATCATTTACTCCTGCAAGTAGTACGGACTGGTTGCCAAGTGGAATTCCTGCGTCAGCCAAACGGGCAAGCGCTGCTTTGGCAGAAGGGGTAACTTCTCTTGGGTGATTGAAATGGGTATTGATCCATACCGGGTGATGTTTTTTCAAAACGTTTACAAGATCGTCAGTAATACGATAGGGCAGAACAACAGGAGTTCTTGTACCGATTCTCACTACTTCAACATGGCTTATATTTCCAAGCTCACCAAGTATCCAGTCGAGGCTGCTGTCAGACAAAAGAAACGGATCACCTCCTGAAAGCAGCACATCTCTGATTCTGGGATTACTCTTGATGTAGTCTATCCCTTTTTTGATGTTTTCACGGCTTGGAATGGTGTCCTCATCACCCACTTTGCGTTTGCGGGTGCAGTGCCTGCAGTACATGGCACAAGTATTACTTATATGAAACAGTACTCTGTCAGGGTAACGGTGAGTGACTCCTGTGACAGGACTGTCCTTGTCTTCGGATAGCGGGTCCCGTATATCACAGCGGTCAAGATCGAGTTCGTTTATACTGGGGAATGCCTGGGTGAAGATTGGATCTGTTTCGTAGTTTTCGTTGTCAATCAGAGATAAATAATAGGGGGTAATAGATAACGGAAACGTTTCTGTAACTTTGTGCAGTTCCTCTTTTTTTTCTGCTGAAAATTTTATCCCGCTCAGCTTTTCAAACTGATCAATAGTCCGTACCGCATGACGTACCTGCCAGCGCCAGTCTTTCCAGGATGTTTCAACATTGTCAGAACCTATCTGTTTTGTTATGCGTAGTTGACGTTCTTTGAGGGCGGGAATAGTTTTTCCTCTGTTTTTTGTTCTTTTGCCGATAGATTGACGTATATTCTTAGTTTTGCAGATCATGCTGAGCTCCAAAATTCTATTAAGTTATAGGTAACGCTCGTTAGTTCTGGTGTCCCTCCTGTCAATACGAGTTTGTCGTATGCCCGGAGGTTTTGAAGGACCAAAAAGGAGACTGTCAAAAAAGTGTTATATTCAAATATAAGAAAAAAACGGGCTAAACGCAAATTTAGGTACAAATGTGAATAAATAGCGTATTGTAAAAGTTAGTATTCAAACTGGATAAAGGGATAGTTTCGGGTGATTGGAAAAAATTTAAAGTACGTACAAATAGGTATTCGTTTTTTACCTCTTTTTATTTTTCTGTTGTTTTTGAATTGCTGTTATTTGTGTAAGCAGGGGAGATATCTGATCAGGTATCAGATGAGAGCGGAAAAGATCGAAGATGTTCTTGCATGTGAAGATCTGTCTTCTGAATCGGAACAGTTTCTGACTCTGGTGCTGGAGATAAGGGAATACGCAATCGATACTCTCGGGCTAAAGAATAATAGTAATTATCTGAGATATGTCGCTACTGACAGAGATTATATGGTTGATGTTGTCAGCGCTGCAAAAGATGACAGTTTTGAGATGTATAGGTGGTGGTTTCCTTTTTTCGGGAGGTTTCCCTACAAAGGGTATTTTGAGAAAAAAGATGCCCTGCGGGAAGCTGCGCGGCTTGAGAGAAAGGGGTATGATGTTCATGTCGGGCAGGCAAGGGCATTCAGCACGCTTGGGTTCTTTTCTGATCCGGTATACTCATTTATGAAGAAATACACCGTCTACGAACTCGCCTCACTTATTATTCACGAACAGGTACATGCAACAGTATTTCTTAAAGATCAGATTCAGTTTAATGAAGAAATTGCAACCTTTATCGGCAACACCGGAGGGTTGTATTTTGTTGAAAAAAAATTTGGCAGAGACTCAAAAGAATACAATAGTGCGCTTCTAATGCAGAGAGATTCTGAAGTGTTTGTGGATTTAATCCGTTCTTTACACAATGAGCTTGATGAGGTTTATAATTCGGAGACTGACCGGGAAGAAAAACTTACAAAAAAAGAAAAGATCGTAGAAAATTTCAAGGAATATGTAACTCTCAACTATGATGCCTATTTTCAAACAGGAAACTACAAAGGACTTTCAGGTGCGGATATCAACAATGCGTTTATTGCATCCCGTATGACCTATACGCTTGATCTCTCGCTTTATGAAAAACTCTACGAAGTCGAACAAAGAAACTTAAGGGCATTTGTTTCCCGGATAAAGGAACTGAAAAATTACAGGGGGGATCCAAAAGAGTACATAAAAAACAATATGCTCAACAACGAGTAGAAAAGTTTCCTTTAATGTGATCAGAGTAAACCCCAGTTTAGAGGATTACTCACAAATCGACAATACATCTTCCTTTTTCCCCAGCACTTCCAGAATATCACCCTGTTTTATAATATAGTCCGGTGGTGGGAGAAAAGTATCTATGGTGTCTTTGTTTTTCTTTATCGCTATAACCAGTACATTATACTTGTTTCTGATATGAAGATCGGCCAGAGTCTCTCCTGTAAAATGAGAGGGGCTGGTGAGATCGCTTATACAGTAGCCCTCACTTAGTGTGATAAGGTCCATAAGGTTAGGGTTAATAATTTTTAATGCAACTCTTTGGGCTGTTTCCACTTCAGGAAAGATGACGTGATCAGCACCAATAGATCTTAAAATTTCGGCATGCTCATCACTGCTTGCCTTTGCCCTGATGTAGGGTACGCCAAGTCTCTTGAGATATAATGTACAGAGAATACTTGCTTCAAGGTCTTCACCTATGCTGACAATTGCCTCATCTGTGTCATCAGATATAACCGCTGAGATTGCGTTAAAATCTTTCACATCAATAGCAAGTGCACGTTGGACATGATCGCTTATGTCATTGACCCGGGGCAAACTGTTGTCAATTGCCAGTACTTCGCTGTTTTTTGACAGTGCGCGGGCCAGACCTGCTCCAAAAAATCCCAATCCGATAACGCAAACATGCCTTTTGCCTTTTCTCATCCTACCATGATCCTTCCTTCAGGATATCTGATTTGAGGTTTTCTTCTAAGCATAAGAACAATAATTGTCAATGGGCCTACACGGCCTATATACATTGTCGCAATGATCCACAGTCTACCAACGGCGTTGAGTGAGGGAGTTATTCCTGTGCTGAGACCTACTGTCCCGAATGCAGAAATTTGCTCGAAGAGCATTTCTTTAAATGAAATGGTGTGGGACTGAGTTGCAAGCAGGATAAACAGGCCTAAAATATTCCACCATATTGCGATACCAATGATGGTCGAGGCGCGCCTGATAATCTCATGGGGAATATATCTTCCGAACAGCTGAGTACCGTACCCTTCATGAATTCTCGACCACATCTGGGCCATCCACAGGGTAAATGTTGTTGTTTTGATACCACCGGCACAGGAGCCTGGGGATCCTCCTATAAACATCAATATTATTATTATGAACAGAGATGCCCCGGGTAGAAGTCCGATCTCTGTAGTGTTGAATCCTGCTGTTCTTGCGGTAATCGATTGAAAAATTGAAAGAGATGCTCTTTGCAATATGGTATCGCCCGGTTCCATTTCGAACGCAAACAGAAATAAGGCTCCCATGACCAGAAGAAGAACAGTTGTCAGTATTGTCACTTTGGTATGTAGAGTAAGGATCCTCAAGGAGCCGTTTGTGCTAATTTTCCTGTTATAAAACTTACTTAAATTGGAAAGTACAGGGTACCCGATTCCGCCTACAATTATCAGTATACTTATTGTGGTGAGTACTATAAAACTATCTCTGAATCCGATTAGACTGTCTGGGTAGAGGGAAAATCCTGCGTTGCAGAAAGCAGAAACAGAGTGAAAAACAGCAGACCACAAAGCCCCGGTAACGTTTGTGTATGGCAGAAATCCAAAGAACAGGATCAAAGCACCAATAATTTCAAAGGTGAAAATGAGTTTAATGATTTTGACAAACATAGGTTTAACTTCGGATGCAATTTCGCTCTGTACGATTGCACTGCTGGTGGCTTCCTGAGCACGAAGAGAAAGGCGGATTCCAAGCATATAAAACGCCAGCGCAGCAAAACTCATTACCCCTATTCCCCCGAATTGAAACAGCAGAAGGATTATTGTCTGTCCAAAAAAAGTGAAATCTGTGCCTGTATCTACCACAATAAGACCGGTTACACAGGTCGCAGAGGTAGAAGTGAAAAGGGCATCCAGAAGAGATATTTCATTGTGGGTTGAAAAGGGCAGATAAAGCAAAACTGTTCCAAGAAGAATCACCAGCAAAAACGACAGGGCAAGTAGTGCTTCTGGCTTTAAACGATGAGTAAGTGTTGTTGCAGCTGACAGATCTGTTAATTTCATTTTCGAATATTGGATAGGGTCTGTTTTTGAAATGTTACAATATATGTTTCTGCGCCTCTTTGTGCCAGATAATGTGATATTAAAAGATTGGCAGGAAATAACCAATTCTAAAGGTAATTTCGTTCAGAAAGAAACTGTAGCCAGTTGAAACATAAAAGCTACGGGAATTCATGGTTTTTGAAATGTTTACTATAGGGAAGGTTTCCTTTAGAGATGCTGTTTTATATCTGCCTCTGTTGTAGTAGAGGGGGGGATAGTTGTCTGTCTTCTGTTCAATGTATGTATCGAAATGATTTTTCCAGGCCATCCCGATTCCTATATCCCCACCGAAATAAGCCCCAAACAGCTCTGCCGGTGTGTAGGAAAGACTGAACACAAGCGTCTCTATTGATGAAAAGGAGCCGGTTAGTTTATCTCCTTCATACAATATGTCAGGTTGATTGGCTGTGCGGTTGAACACGTATCTGTTTGCCGAGATGTGCGCACCGACTGAAAGTGTGTCAGAAAAAGAGTACTGTGCCCCGATTCCAATCTGGCCCTTCGTTCCGTAATTGTAATTTATTCCAATGCGGTGATAGGAGTAGGTGTTAAAGGAAATCGCTGTAATAAAAAAGCTGGCAAGCAGGATAGATTGGGTCATTTTCATAACGTTCTCCAGCATTATGGTGCATCATTGGTCGATTAATAAGATAGTTTCTAAAACATATTACTGCTTTATAATCCTGAAAAGAATGCAGATTTTCTGTTATCTGATGATCATAGTTGAGATCCATGCCCCTGCAGCTGAAAGGTAAAACAGTCCGTCTGCCAAGAAATTAAACAGCGCGGATCTGTTGGAGCGAATGCGTGGATTCCATTTCACAAACAGCGCCACATAGAGAAGGACCGGAATCTGGAAAAGGAATCTAATTGTAGTTGAGTGGGTATATGCCTTCAAACCCAGAGCTGCAGGTGAGACAAGCAGCAGTACAAAACAGATGAATATAATCAGGTTAATCGCTTTTCTTGCCCTTTTTTCGCCCACTATGGTTATAAGAGTTTCTCTGCCCATAATCCTGTCCCCTTCGATATCTCTTAAATCAAAGATCAGAGCTCTGAGGTAGCCCAGAACAAATATCCAGACAAAGGAACCCAAGGCGGCAAATCTTAAATCAAAATTATCCTCTATAGCATGGGGAAGAAATGTCAGAACAGTAGCCCAG is a window from the Chitinispirillum alkaliphilum genome containing:
- a CDS encoding Glucose-6-phosphate 1-dehydrogenase, which gives rise to MGISNCAIIILGASGDLARRKLIPALHELYNQGKIDDTSIIVGSGRTYFDDEKFRQRFEVNQSFARMMYYHQYIAGVKKFVQSKGNFSKVIIFLSQPPSAYGPTARELVAEGFGNEVSLVIEKPFGYDYRSARELNRELNACFSENQIFRIDHYLAKEAVQNILVFRFANSIFFPVWNSHYIEFIQINALENQGIVERGGYFDKSGIIRDMVQNHLLQLLCLLTMEAPVSLDAEDIRNQKKNILRSITITGCNRFQYEGYRQEKAVARDSQTETFAELSLKINNFRWKNTPIYIRTGKALHRQGTEIGIRFRPIPNLLYNTSGDLKQNQIVFKIQPSEGIIIDLSAKTPGAEGSISGTHMNFCYRDSFPSKIPEAYQRLLYDVLKEDHTLFVSASETEIAWSLIDGYLNNGELRYYKPGSTPPGLFNVDWIDFDSYTRLCS
- a CDS encoding Arginyl-tRNA synthetase encodes the protein MKTEIIRALAKSLEEAIPETDIERLIEIPPSEEMGDYAFPCFSLARVMKKNPAMISTELGEKVAKTLDGVEVKSVSGYLNFFIDKKKLVSSVMDSARKDDFGKPGTKEKIVIEFSSPNTNKPLHLGHLRNMSIGNSVSRILDFCGNDIVRTSINNDRGVHICKSMLAYQRLGKGETPQKIGKKPDHFVGDYYVAFNKESSKEPSWSEDAQEMLRNWENGDPEIVDLWKKMNTWAFDGFKETYQRFGIEFDTEYYESDIYKNGKEIVMEGLNKGLFSRRDDNAIYADLSEYNLGEKVLLRPDGTSVYIVQDLYLALLKDEQFNYDKSIYVVGNEQDHHFSVLKAIFKKLGFSIAEKIIHLSYGMVELPEGKMKSREGTVVDADDLITETQELARNELVKRYELSESELSDRSLKIALAAIKYQLLKVDITKNMVFDPKKAISFEGDTGPYLLYSYARSSSILRKKSAPQGFEIGQPEPSEIKLAKKISLFPTAVAYAAQKMSPTVIAGFAFELAQSFNEFYHNCQVINSESEAFRLNLVSLFRSTLSKSLDMLGIEKIEEM
- a CDS encoding Beta-lysine acetyltransferase, which gives rise to MEKKLTKPDTIKQIGKSVIQHGILNDRVYIMKIDSSDSTPVISEALTLAEKNQYSKVFAKVPAQFCETFKKHGFISEACIKRPQNAGGDMFFMSVYCKDWRKEYNDYNICSSNLSALENCQIKALDKLPEDLNIEECSVDYAEEMAQVYSIVFESYPFPIDNPEYIRKTIDEGIRYFCIKNSDNKIIALSSVEIDPLSNSAEMTDFATLPEARGKNCAAHLLRLMEEKIPSTTTPYTIARAVSYPMNSVFARNGYTFAGTLRKNTQIGDTLEDMNVWYKAARQ
- a CDS encoding Lysine 2,3-aminomutase is translated as MICKTKNIRQSIGKRTKNRGKTIPALKERQLRITKQIGSDNVETSWKDWRWQVRHAVRTIDQFEKLSGIKFSAEKKEELHKVTETFPLSITPYYLSLIDNENYETDPIFTQAFPSINELDLDRCDIRDPLSEDKDSPVTGVTHRYPDRVLFHISNTCAMYCRHCTRKRKVGDEDTIPSRENIKKGIDYIKSNPRIRDVLLSGGDPFLLSDSSLDWILGELGNISHVEVVRIGTRTPVVLPYRITDDLVNVLKKHHPVWINTHFNHPREVTPSAKAALARLADAGIPLGNQSVLLAGVNDCPRIMKRLVHLLVHNRVRPYYLYQCDLSEGLSHFRTPVGKGIEIIESLIGHTSGFAVPTYVIDAPGGGGKIPVMPYYLISLSTNKVVLRNYEGVITTYQEPDSYQRYFCNRECGTCNLHLKLDEGSEYNSEGIFKLLSDFDDTIALTPENNERHARRKKIKPSTPKKQ
- a CDS encoding putative aminopeptidase; protein product: MRAEKIEDVLACEDLSSESEQFLTLVLEIREYAIDTLGLKNNSNYLRYVATDRDYMVDVVSAAKDDSFEMYRWWFPFFGRFPYKGYFEKKDALREAARLERKGYDVHVGQARAFSTLGFFSDPVYSFMKKYTVYELASLIIHEQVHATVFLKDQIQFNEEIATFIGNTGGLYFVEKKFGRDSKEYNSALLMQRDSEVFVDLIRSLHNELDEVYNSETDREEKLTKKEKIVENFKEYVTLNYDAYFQTGNYKGLSGADINNAFIASRMTYTLDLSLYEKLYEVEQRNLRAFVSRIKELKNYRGDPKEYIKNNMLNNE
- a CDS encoding Trk system potassium uptake protein TrkA, with the translated sequence MRKGKRHVCVIGLGFFGAGLARALSKNSEVLAIDNSLPRVNDISDHVQRALAIDVKDFNAISAVISDDTDEAIVSIGEDLEASILCTLYLKRLGVPYIRAKASSDEHAEILRSIGADHVIFPEVETAQRVALKIINPNLMDLITLSEGYCISDLTSPSHFTGETLADLHIRNKYNVLVIAIKKNKDTIDTFLPPPDYIIKQGDILEVLGKKEDVLSICE
- a CDS encoding Potassium uptake protein, integral membrane component, KtrB translates to MVISCQSFNITLSGTKRRRNIYCNISKTDPIQYSKMKLTDLSAATTLTHRLKPEALLALSFLLVILLGTVLLYLPFSTHNEISLLDALFTSTSATCVTGLIVVDTGTDFTFFGQTIILLLFQFGGIGVMSFAALAFYMLGIRLSLRAQEATSSAIVQSEIASEVKPMFVKIIKLIFTFEIIGALILFFGFLPYTNVTGALWSAVFHSVSAFCNAGFSLYPDSLIGFRDSFIVLTTISILIIVGGIGYPVLSNLSKFYNRKISTNGSLRILTLHTKVTILTTVLLLVMGALFLFAFEMEPGDTILQRASLSIFQSITARTAGFNTTEIGLLPGASLFIIIILMFIGGSPGSCAGGIKTTTFTLWMAQMWSRIHEGYGTQLFGRYIPHEIIRRASTIIGIAIWWNILGLFILLATQSHTISFKEMLFEQISAFGTVGLSTGITPSLNAVGRLWIIATMYIGRVGPLTIIVLMLRRKPQIRYPEGRIMVG